The Parambassis ranga chromosome 19, fParRan2.1, whole genome shotgun sequence genome contains a region encoding:
- the LOC114452218 gene encoding heparan sulfate glucosamine 3-O-sulfotransferase 2-like, whose translation MACVLPFSRLLPFSHRLRGTSICLLSLFLTYLCYCVLFPDSTVMLKSGDPTPSCQRADGAKRRLQKSLPCLLPLDARASGAEASRLRTDQRPSSNLHIVSNGTPSSPMSNLKFGNKKLPNAIIVGVKKGGTRAVLEFIRIHPDVRAAGTETHFFDRNYDRGLEWYRGLMPRTLESQITMEKTPSYFVTKETPQRISAMSQDTKLIVVVRDPVTRAISDYTQTLSKTPDLPSFQELAFRNQSLGIVDMSWNAIRIGLYALHLENWLRYFPLAQIHFVSGERLITDPAGELARVQDFLGLKRIVTDKHFYFNRTKGFPCLKKPESSGSPRCLGKSKGRTHVQIDRDAIEQLRDFYRPYNVRFYEMVGHDFKWE comes from the exons ATGGCATGCGTGCTCCCCTTCAGTCGACTTCTCCCTTTCTCACACCGACTCAGGGGAACATCCATCTGCTTGTTATCCCTTTTCCTTACATATCTGTGCTACTGCGTGTTGTTCCCTGACAGCACTGTCATGCTAAAGTCAGGTGATCCGACGCCCAGCTGTCAGCGCGCTGATGGAGCCAAAAGGCGCCTTCAGAAATCACTCCCATGCCTGTTACCGTTGGACGCGCGGGCGAGCGGTGCTGAGGCATCTCGGCTGAGAACCGACCAAAGACCTTCATCCAATCTTCACATCGTCAGTAACGGAACACCCAGCTCTCCCATGAGTAATTTGAAGTTTGGCAATAAAAAGTTACCAAATGCCATCATAGTTGGTGTGAAAAAAGGAGGAACGAGAGCAGTCCTGGAGTTTATAAGGATTCATCCGGATGTGCGCGCAGCAGGAACCGAAACACACTTCTTTGATAGGAACTATGACAGAGGCCTGGAATGGTACAG AGGTTTAATGCCAAGGACTCTGGAAAGCCAAATCACAATGGAGAAGACGCCAAGCTACTTTGTGACAAAAGAGACACCACAGCGGATATCAGCCATGTCCCAAGACACCAAGCTCATTGTGGTGGTGCGTGACCCCGTCACCCGAGCAATTTCAGATTACACTCAGACTTTATCCAAAACTCCAGACCTGCCTAGTTTCCAGGAGCTGGCCTTCAGAAACCAGAGCCTGGGCATAGTGGACATGTCCTGGAACGCAATACGAATCGGACTGTACGCCTTGCACCTTGAAAACTGGCTGCGATATTTCCCTCTGGCTCAGATCCACTTTGTAAGCGGGGAGCGTCTTATCACAGACCCAGCAGGGGAGCTGGCACGGGTGCAAGACTTTCTTGGGCTTAAACGCATTGTCACTGATAAACACTTCTACTTCAACCGCACCAAGGGCTTCCCTTGCCTTAAAAAGCCGGAGAGCAGCGGCTCGCCCCGATGCCTGGGCAAGTCGAAGGGCAGAACTCATGTGCAGATAGACAGAGACGCTATCGAGCAGCTGCGGGACTTCTACAGACCGTACAATGTCAGGTTTTATGAAATGGTGGGACATGATTTTAAGTgggagtag